A genomic region of Lytechinus pictus isolate F3 Inbred chromosome 2, Lp3.0, whole genome shotgun sequence contains the following coding sequences:
- the LOC129281039 gene encoding neuronal acetylcholine receptor subunit alpha-3-like, giving the protein MMTSLWVRQRWEDYRLVWDPADYGNITMVHIPIFLLWKPDIVLYNNVGGSYAIEKLTVTQVYPNGTVDWFPPAVYRSSCPINIHNFPFDEQRCPLKFGSWTHDYSKIDLQPISEFVGLERFWENQEWDIAETPIERHKLQYPCCDTDTFVDLTFTFVLHRKSLFYVVTFVLPCIMIAFLTIFVFYVPSNCGEKVTLCISILLALIVFLLLIAEMIPTTSGSIPLIGIYLLFSMAMVSVSITVTVIIINLFHRSALTHTMPKWVKTVFIDTLPPYLHMKRPENYKSFYPQADQQEVDHSNNVHLTRMMYGRNSDTERQCFNRHHPYLRGGCGTGSDGLPNLHNLGMDNEWQTHGHETEEEMLMDANIDIKRLRDNGKTPARLKEGLEYLNYIVERTKDADKDHKVQAEWHYVAMVIDRIFLWVYIVIVLVGSMGIFLYSPLLWETSDAHIPVPWEKPIEVNRTEYLASLGKM; this is encoded by the exons ATGATGACAAGTCTGTGGGTGAGACAG CGATGGGAAGATTATCGTCTTGTTTGGGACCCAGCAGACTACGGTAACATCACCATGGTTCATATCCCGATCTTTCTCCTCTGGAAACCAGACATCGTCCTCTATAACAA TGTTGGAGGTTCTTACGCTATTGAGAAGTTGACAGTGACTCAGGTCTACCCCAACGGTACCGTGGACTGGTTCCCTCCCGCCGTCTACAGAAGCTCTTGCCCTATCAACATCCACAACTTCCCCTTCGATGAACAGCGGTGCCCCCTGAAATTCGGATCCTGGACCCATGATTATAGCAAGATTGACCTGCAACCCATCTCGGAGTTCGTGGGTCTCGAGCGGTTTTGGGAAAACCAGGAATGGGACATAGCCGAGACACCAATCGAGAGGCACAAACTCCAGTATCCTTGTTGTGACACCGACACTTTTGTTGACCTGACCTTTACCTTCGTCTTGCACCGGAAGTCGTTGTTTTACGTCGTGACCTTTGTACTACCGTGCATCATGATTGCGTTTCTCACCATCTTCGTCTTCTACGTGCCGTCCAATTGTGGAGAGAAG GTAACGCTTTGCATCTCCATCCTCCTCGCCCTCATCGTGTTCCTGCTCCTGATCGCCGAAATGATCCCGACGACCTCGGGTTCGATTCCGCTCATCGGCATCTATCTCCTCTTCTCCATGGCCATGGTCAGCGTGTCCATCACcgtcaccgtcatcatcatcaatctcTTCCACCGGTCCGCACTGACACACACCATGCCAAAGTGGGTCAAGACGGTTTTCATCGATACCCTGCCACCGTACCTTCACATGAAGAGGCCGGAGAACTACAAGTCATTCTATCCCCAAGCTGATCAACAGGAAGTGGACCACAGCAACAATGTCCACCTCACAAGAATG ATGTACGGTCGAAACTCGGATACTGAGCGACAATGCTTCAACCGTCATCACCCATACCTCAGGGGAGGCTGCGGCACCGGGTCGGACGGGCTCCCCAACCTGCACAACCTCGGTATGGACAACGAGTGGCAAACACACGGTCACGAGACCGAGGAAGAGATGCTGATGGATGCCAACATCGACATCAAGAGATTGAGGGACAACGGGAAGACACCAGCTCGGCTCAAAGAAGGACTCGAGTATCTTAATTACATAGTAGAGAGGACCAAAGACGCCGATAAAGACCACAAG GTTCAAGCAGAATGGCATTACGTCGCTATGGTGATTGATCGTATATTTCTCTGGGTTTACATCGTTATCGTTCTGGTTGGGAGTATGGGAATCTTCCTCTATTCGCCGTTGCTATGGGAGACCAGTGATGCTCACATACCAGTCCCTTGGGAGAAACCTATCGAAGTCAACAGAACAGAATATCTCGCTTCACT GGGAAAGATGTGA